A portion of the Vanessa atalanta chromosome 14, ilVanAtal1.2, whole genome shotgun sequence genome contains these proteins:
- the LOC125068835 gene encoding 4-coumarate--CoA ligase 3-like isoform X1: protein MASKLLRTANRTLNVLQNGSKFASVSVRKNSLWTKEGIIKSPYASVDIPNYTLYDYVWLNLEKWPERTLTVCARTGRGYTYEQAFNLSNAFAANLRQKFKIRDGDVITVMLPNVPDFPLIMLGVMAAGGVVTTINPIYTAHEIQRQLLMSDSKMIVTLPDKVNVVREAIKLAKVNIPIIVVKTNGDPIPEGTVAFNELSEDIHVDKSCLKKVRRTANDLCFLPYSSGTTGLPKGVELTHRNIIANCQQISDPAITCNEETTATHQDVAMAILPFFHIYGSVVVGFHEMAQGVKLVTLDKFQPEVYLQAIEKFKVNVLFLAPPLIILMTQHPMASAKVYQYLEHVINGAAPIVATDAERFLSKVQRKIRFGQGYGLTETAPVVAMSPTTLYDYNAVGHPVPNTDIRIVDSDLKNLGPNETGELLVRGPQVMRGYRNNSEANANVLTNDGWFRTGDLATVDDDGIIKICDRLKELIKVKGFQVPPAELEAVLRDHPAVSDAAVIGVPHATKGETPKAFVALKPGFSASPKDLCSFVAERVAAYKRIDDISVLDSIPRSAAGKILRKDLKSKYC from the exons ATGGCTTCGAAGCTATTGAGAACTGCAAATAGAACCTTAAATGTATTGCAAAATGGTTCAAAATTCGCCAGTGTTAGTGTGAGAAAAAACAGTCTATGGACGAAGGAAGGAATAATCAAATCACCATACGCCAGTGTTGATATACCAAATTATACATTGTACGATTATGTATGGCTGAATTTGGAAAAATGGCCGGAAAGGACTTTGACG gtttgtgCACGTACCGGCCGAGGGTACACATACGAGCAAGCCTTTAATTTATCGAATGCTTTCGCAGCAAATCTTCGACAGAAGTTTAAAATACGGGATGGTGATGTTATCACGGTGATGTTACCAAATGTTCCCGATTTCCCTTTAATTATGTTGGGTGTGATGGCAGCTGGTGGTGTAGTTACTACCATCAATCCCATTTATACAGCGC ATGAAATCCAACGTCAGTTACTAATGTCCGATTCAAAAATGATAGTAACATTACCGGACAAAGTGAACGTCGTCAGAGAAGCAATAAAGTTAGCCAAAGTAAACATTCCTATAATTGTTGTAAAGACAAACGGAGATCCGATCCCTGAGGGGACAGTCGCATTTAATGAACTGAGCGAGGATATACACGTAGACAAGTcgtgtttaaaaaaagtaaggAGAACTGCTAATGATTTATGCTTTTTACCATATTCAAGCGGCACCACAGGACTGCCGAAAGGTGTTGAATTGACACATCGGAATATAATAGCGAACTGTCAACAAATCAGTGATCCAGCAATAACTTGCAATGAAGAGACCACAG cGACTCACCAAGATGTAGCGATGGCTATATTACCGTTCTTCCACATTTATGGTTCAGTAGTTGTTGGTTTTCACGAGATGGCACAAGGCGTCAAATTGGTGACATTAGACAAGTTTCAGCCGGAAGTTTATCTTCAAGCTATTGAGAAATTCAAAGTTAATGTCCTGTTTCTTGCGCCACCCTTAA taaTATTAATGACGCAACATCCTATGGCGTCGGCTAAGGTGTACCAGTATTTGGAGCATGTTATAAATGGAGCAGCACCAATAGTTGCCACTGACGCAGAAAGATTTCTCAGTAAAGTTCAG cGGAAAATACGTTTTGGTCAAGGCTACGGGCTCACGGAGACGGCACCAGTGGTAGCCATGTCACCGACAACTCTATACGATTATAATGCTGTCGGTCATCCAGTCCCTAATACAGATATAAGGATTGTTGATAGTGATTTGAAAAACTTAGGACCAAATGAG ACAGGAGAACTGTTAGTAAGAGGACCGCAAGTGATGAGAGGTTATAGAAACAATTCTGAAGCAAATGCCAATGTGCTTACAAATGACGGTTGGTTCAGGACTGGTGATTTAGCAACCGTTGATGACGATGGGATAATCAAGATTTGCGATCGACTAAAAGAATTGATTAAG GTAAAAGGTTTTCAAGTACCTCCAGCTGAATTGGAAGCAGTTCTACGTGATCATCCAGCAGTAAGCGATGCAGCTGTAATTGGTGTACCACATGCGACAAAAGGAGAGACTCCTAAAGCGTTTGTCGCTTTAAAGCCTGGCTTTAGCGCTAGTCCCAAAGATTTGTGTAGTTTTGTCGCTGAAAGAGTTGCGGCTTACAAGAGGATAGACGATATTTCCGTCCTGGACAGTATACCGAGAAGTGCGGCTGGAAAAATTTTAAGAAAGGATTTAAAGTCCAAATATTGttag
- the LOC125068835 gene encoding 4-coumarate--CoA ligase 1-like isoform X2, giving the protein MAEFGKMAGKDFDANLRQKFKIRDGDVITVMLPNVPDFPLIMLGVMAAGGVVTTINPIYTAHEIQRQLLMSDSKMIVTLPDKVNVVREAIKLAKVNIPIIVVKTNGDPIPEGTVAFNELSEDIHVDKSCLKKVRRTANDLCFLPYSSGTTGLPKGVELTHRNIIANCQQISDPAITCNEETTATHQDVAMAILPFFHIYGSVVVGFHEMAQGVKLVTLDKFQPEVYLQAIEKFKVNVLFLAPPLIILMTQHPMASAKVYQYLEHVINGAAPIVATDAERFLSKVQRKIRFGQGYGLTETAPVVAMSPTTLYDYNAVGHPVPNTDIRIVDSDLKNLGPNETGELLVRGPQVMRGYRNNSEANANVLTNDGWFRTGDLATVDDDGIIKICDRLKELIKVKGFQVPPAELEAVLRDHPAVSDAAVIGVPHATKGETPKAFVALKPGFSASPKDLCSFVAERVAAYKRIDDISVLDSIPRSAAGKILRKDLKSKYC; this is encoded by the exons ATGGCTGAATTTGGAAAAATGGCCGGAAAGGACTTTGACG CAAATCTTCGACAGAAGTTTAAAATACGGGATGGTGATGTTATCACGGTGATGTTACCAAATGTTCCCGATTTCCCTTTAATTATGTTGGGTGTGATGGCAGCTGGTGGTGTAGTTACTACCATCAATCCCATTTATACAGCGC ATGAAATCCAACGTCAGTTACTAATGTCCGATTCAAAAATGATAGTAACATTACCGGACAAAGTGAACGTCGTCAGAGAAGCAATAAAGTTAGCCAAAGTAAACATTCCTATAATTGTTGTAAAGACAAACGGAGATCCGATCCCTGAGGGGACAGTCGCATTTAATGAACTGAGCGAGGATATACACGTAGACAAGTcgtgtttaaaaaaagtaaggAGAACTGCTAATGATTTATGCTTTTTACCATATTCAAGCGGCACCACAGGACTGCCGAAAGGTGTTGAATTGACACATCGGAATATAATAGCGAACTGTCAACAAATCAGTGATCCAGCAATAACTTGCAATGAAGAGACCACAG cGACTCACCAAGATGTAGCGATGGCTATATTACCGTTCTTCCACATTTATGGTTCAGTAGTTGTTGGTTTTCACGAGATGGCACAAGGCGTCAAATTGGTGACATTAGACAAGTTTCAGCCGGAAGTTTATCTTCAAGCTATTGAGAAATTCAAAGTTAATGTCCTGTTTCTTGCGCCACCCTTAA taaTATTAATGACGCAACATCCTATGGCGTCGGCTAAGGTGTACCAGTATTTGGAGCATGTTATAAATGGAGCAGCACCAATAGTTGCCACTGACGCAGAAAGATTTCTCAGTAAAGTTCAG cGGAAAATACGTTTTGGTCAAGGCTACGGGCTCACGGAGACGGCACCAGTGGTAGCCATGTCACCGACAACTCTATACGATTATAATGCTGTCGGTCATCCAGTCCCTAATACAGATATAAGGATTGTTGATAGTGATTTGAAAAACTTAGGACCAAATGAG ACAGGAGAACTGTTAGTAAGAGGACCGCAAGTGATGAGAGGTTATAGAAACAATTCTGAAGCAAATGCCAATGTGCTTACAAATGACGGTTGGTTCAGGACTGGTGATTTAGCAACCGTTGATGACGATGGGATAATCAAGATTTGCGATCGACTAAAAGAATTGATTAAG GTAAAAGGTTTTCAAGTACCTCCAGCTGAATTGGAAGCAGTTCTACGTGATCATCCAGCAGTAAGCGATGCAGCTGTAATTGGTGTACCACATGCGACAAAAGGAGAGACTCCTAAAGCGTTTGTCGCTTTAAAGCCTGGCTTTAGCGCTAGTCCCAAAGATTTGTGTAGTTTTGTCGCTGAAAGAGTTGCGGCTTACAAGAGGATAGACGATATTTCCGTCCTGGACAGTATACCGAGAAGTGCGGCTGGAAAAATTTTAAGAAAGGATTTAAAGTCCAAATATTGttag